One part of the Oceanispirochaeta sp. M1 genome encodes these proteins:
- a CDS encoding response regulator transcription factor, translated as MKYSILIVEDHDFLRTYTKKILLQNDYEVQDVSCGKDALAALNREDFDMILLDLNLGDMDGADIIRILRRQNNETPVIVISNFEQIDTKVNAFDLGCDDYITKPFYKEELLARIRRMQKRIRINRTMPLDNVREDLIIDSFHLDYRDCSVRKDGSSLKLNRKLFELLSYFISNRNQIISKEQLLTRFWDDQDAPSENSLLVHIHMLRDQIEANPRSPEYLLNRRGQGYLMNIPERETASQ; from the coding sequence ATGAAATACAGTATATTGATAGTCGAAGATCATGATTTCCTCAGAACATATACAAAGAAAATTCTCCTCCAGAATGATTACGAGGTTCAGGATGTCAGTTGTGGGAAGGATGCCCTGGCCGCTCTGAACAGGGAGGATTTTGATATGATCCTCCTGGATCTGAACCTGGGAGACATGGACGGAGCGGATATCATACGAATACTTAGACGTCAGAACAATGAAACACCTGTTATCGTAATTTCCAATTTTGAGCAGATCGACACTAAGGTGAATGCCTTTGACCTTGGCTGTGATGACTATATAACAAAACCATTCTACAAAGAGGAGCTGCTGGCCCGAATTCGCAGGATGCAGAAACGGATACGTATAAATCGGACCATGCCCTTGGATAATGTAAGAGAAGATCTGATCATAGATTCCTTTCATCTTGATTACAGGGACTGCAGTGTCCGAAAAGACGGCTCCTCCCTCAAACTGAATCGAAAACTTTTCGAACTGCTCTCCTACTTCATCAGCAACAGAAACCAGATTATCAGCAAAGAACAGCTTCTCACCCGCTTCTGGGATGATCAGGATGCCCCTTCGGAGAACAGTTTACTTGTACATATTCATATGCTGCGGGATCAGATTGAAGCCAACCCACGGAGTCCCGAATACCTTTTGAACAGAAGGGGACAGGGGTATCTGATGAACATTCCGGAAAGGGAGACTGCTTCCCAATAA